A region from the Arthrobacter roseus genome encodes:
- a CDS encoding ATP-binding protein, with amino-acid sequence MNPLTVGLVAGLLGLAVGVFGMLAFRASERQRRELVVPDEFALPDGSAEVLSVIGRAYVIVDAIDGVLRASPSAFAYGLVRGHSLVHPELLELTGRVRRDGVIEERLLELPRGPLGGGSLVVEVRVASLGADYVLVLADDRTEMVRTEEMRNDFVANVSHELKTPVGAISLLAEALEDAAEDDRAVRRFAARMHKEAGRLAVLVQDIIELSRLTATNVVQEGQPVDINAVVSEAVDRNKLPAESKNIQVRVGGSAGSPVHGDPELLTTAFRNLIDNAIRYSPEGSRVGVGVRSRDGLACVSVTDQGPGISPEEQDRVFERFYRLDSARSRQTGGTGLGLSIVRHVVSNHGGEVTVWSQSGQGSTFTVRLPELEDAEPLPDDAGKVLTTAVTDGVIQQTQANAAGKEQ; translated from the coding sequence GTGAATCCCCTGACTGTTGGACTCGTTGCTGGGCTGCTTGGGTTGGCCGTTGGCGTCTTCGGCATGCTTGCGTTCCGGGCTAGCGAGCGTCAACGTCGGGAGCTGGTGGTGCCCGATGAGTTCGCGCTCCCGGATGGCTCTGCAGAGGTATTGTCTGTGATCGGCCGAGCGTATGTGATCGTGGACGCAATCGATGGCGTTCTGCGTGCAAGTCCTTCGGCTTTCGCTTATGGCTTGGTCCGTGGTCACTCCCTGGTTCATCCGGAATTGCTTGAGCTCACGGGCCGTGTCCGTCGGGACGGCGTGATCGAGGAGCGGTTGTTGGAGCTTCCGCGGGGCCCGTTGGGCGGAGGTTCCCTGGTGGTCGAGGTCCGGGTCGCATCCCTGGGGGCGGACTATGTCCTGGTGCTGGCAGATGACCGCACGGAGATGGTCCGCACGGAGGAGATGCGCAACGATTTCGTGGCGAACGTTTCTCATGAGCTGAAGACGCCGGTTGGAGCAATTTCACTGCTGGCAGAGGCGCTCGAAGATGCTGCCGAGGACGACCGCGCCGTACGACGCTTCGCGGCCAGGATGCACAAGGAGGCGGGCCGGCTGGCGGTTCTGGTCCAGGACATTATTGAGCTTTCGCGCCTTACAGCCACCAACGTTGTGCAGGAGGGGCAGCCTGTGGACATCAACGCGGTGGTCTCTGAAGCTGTGGACCGTAACAAGCTTCCCGCTGAGTCCAAGAACATTCAGGTCAGGGTGGGTGGCTCTGCCGGCAGCCCTGTTCATGGGGATCCTGAACTGCTTACCACAGCGTTCCGGAACCTCATTGACAACGCCATCCGATATTCACCTGAAGGCTCCCGCGTTGGTGTGGGGGTGCGTAGCCGAGATGGTCTCGCATGCGTGTCCGTGACGGACCAGGGGCCGGGCATCAGCCCCGAGGAGCAGGATCGCGTGTTCGAGCGATTCTACCGGCTGGACTCAGCGCGTTCGCGTCAGACGGGCGGCACGGGGCTGGGCTTGAGTATCGTCCGGCATGTCGTGTCCAACCATGGCGGTGAGGTGACCGTCTGGTCTCAGTCGGGTCAAGGTTCCACTTTTACGGTTCGGCTTCCCGAGCTTGAGGACGCAGAACCATTGCCCGACGACGCCGGGAAAGTGTTGACGACGGCGGTCACAGACGGCGTCATTCAACAGACACAAGCCAATGCGGCAGGCAAGGAGCAGTAG
- a CDS encoding response regulator transcription factor, producing MTKILIVEDEESFSDPLSYLLEKEGFETCVVDNGLDAITEFDRAGADLVLLDLQLPGQSGTEVCRQLRQRSAVPVIMLTARDAEIDKVVGLELGADDYVTKPYSSRELVARVRAVLRRQAEPDELISATVQAGPVRLDVDRHVVSVRGERAQFPLKEFELLEMLLRNSGRVMTRGQLIDRVWGSDYVGDTKTLDVHIKRLRSKIELDSAAPRHLVTVRGLGYKFEP from the coding sequence TTGACCAAGATTTTGATTGTGGAGGACGAGGAGTCCTTCAGCGACCCACTCTCGTATCTCTTGGAGAAGGAGGGTTTTGAGACGTGCGTTGTTGACAATGGATTGGACGCCATCACTGAGTTCGACAGGGCTGGGGCAGATCTTGTCCTGCTTGATCTGCAGCTTCCGGGACAGTCGGGAACCGAGGTGTGCAGGCAGTTGCGACAGCGTTCAGCTGTTCCTGTGATCATGCTGACGGCCCGGGACGCTGAGATCGACAAGGTTGTCGGTCTGGAGCTGGGTGCTGATGACTATGTGACAAAGCCATACTCGTCGCGGGAGCTGGTGGCACGGGTTCGCGCAGTGCTTCGACGGCAGGCAGAGCCGGATGAGCTCATTTCGGCGACGGTGCAGGCCGGGCCTGTTCGGCTGGATGTGGACCGCCATGTGGTGAGTGTGCGGGGTGAGCGCGCGCAGTTTCCCTTGAAGGAGTTCGAACTGTTGGAGATGCTGCTTCGGAATTCGGGTCGGGTGATGACTCGGGGTCAACTGATTGACAGGGTCTGGGGTTCGGATTATGTGGGGGATACAAAAACCCTCGACGTCCATATCAAGCGACTGAGAAGCAAGATTGAGTTGGATTCCGCGGCGCCGCGACATCTGGTGACGGTGCGTGGGTTGGGATATAAGTTCGAACCGTGA
- a CDS encoding CarD family transcriptional regulator yields the protein MVFEVGETVVYPHHGAAKIEEIKKRTVKGEEKMYLKLRVAQGDLVIEVPAENIDLVGVRDVVGKEGLERVFDVLRAEFTEEPTNWSRRYKANLEKLASGDVIKVAEVVRDLWRRDNDRGLSAGEKRMLAKARQILISELALAEKTDEEKAASVLDEVLAS from the coding sequence ATGGTTTTTGAGGTCGGCGAAACAGTAGTTTATCCTCACCACGGCGCAGCGAAGATTGAGGAAATCAAGAAGCGCACCGTTAAGGGTGAGGAGAAGATGTATCTCAAGCTACGGGTCGCCCAGGGCGATCTCGTGATTGAGGTTCCGGCAGAGAACATTGACCTCGTTGGGGTTCGCGATGTCGTTGGTAAGGAAGGTTTGGAGCGCGTTTTTGACGTTCTTCGGGCCGAGTTCACGGAAGAGCCCACCAACTGGTCACGTCGTTACAAGGCCAACTTGGAGAAGTTGGCTTCCGGCGACGTCATCAAAGTAGCTGAGGTTGTCCGTGACCTATGGCGACGAGACAATGACAGAGGGCTTTCCGCGGGCGAGAAGCGGATGCTTGCCAAAGCGCGGCAGATCCTCATTTCGGAACTTGCACTGGCGGAGAAGACCGACGAAGAGAAGGCTGCAAGCGTTCTCGATGAGGTCCTTGCTTCCTAA